The Borrelia sp. HM sequence ATGCTTGTAGGTATAAATGTCAAGGATTATGATTATTTTTTTTCTATCTTTTCTAGTAGTTTTTTTGCTTCTAAATGATTGGGATTTAGAGTTAATAACTTTGTTAAAGTGTCTTTTGCTAAAGCTTTATTTTTTGCATTAAGTCTTGATTTGGCAAGCTTTAATAGTATGTTTTGATTATTTGGCAAAAATCTTAAAGCGTTTTCATATGAAAAATCAGCTTCGTTATATCTTTCAAGCTTATAAAAAGAATCTGCTATTAAAATATACACTTTGACTATTCGTGCTCCATTTGGTGCCAGACTAATATATTTTTGAAAATATTTTAAAGCATTTTTATATTGTCCTTGAAAAAAATAGGCTTCTCCTAATGTTTGAATTATTCTTGGATCATATTTGTTTATATCAAGGCCTTTAATAGATTCTAGCTCAGCTTTTTTATATTCGCCTGATGCTATTAGGCTCCATATAAGTATTGCTCTTGCATCTAGATTTTTTGGCTTATGTTTTAGTTCTTCTTGAGTATTTATAATTGCTTCTTGAAATTTACCTTGTTTGTATAGTAAAAGAGAATCCTCTTTTTCTTGTGCGTTTATTAGGGTTAAGAAGCCCGAAAGTAAAATAAAAATTATTTTTAAACAAAGGCTTTTATTTATCATGTTTTCTCCATTTCGCAGTTTCCATTAAATAGTGCTCCTGAATCTATGAAGAGTTCTTTTGTTTTAATATTTCCAATTAATTTTCCAGTTTTGTAAATTTTTATTGTTTCTAAAGCCTCTACATTTCCCTTCATTATTCCATGATTTAGGAAGTCCTTACACTTAAT is a genomic window containing:
- a CDS encoding tetratricopeptide repeat protein — its product is MINKSLCLKIIFILLSGFLTLINAQEKEDSLLLYKQGKFQEAIINTQEELKHKPKNLDARAILIWSLIASGEYKKAELESIKGLDINKYDPRIIQTLGEAYFFQGQYKNALKYFQKYISLAPNGARIVKVYILIADSFYKLERYNEADFSYENALRFLPNNQNILLKLAKSRLNAKNKALAKDTLTKLLTLNPNHLEAKKLLEKIEKK